CGAAGCGATGTGAAAGCCATCCCTGAAGATTTCAGAATCTCTTCTGTAGCCGCATTGGTGAGCATGGGGGGAACTGTGATGTCGCAGATGAACCCATGTGGCTTGTGTACAGCACTCGGCCCACCCCAGCCTTCTTTGCCATATCAATGGCGGTTTGATGTTGGCGAACAGCCTCTTCTCCCTCCAAAGTGTTGGATGAGACAATGAGAACTTGCGACGCTTGTTCAAAGGAGTGAAGGAGACTTTCGGAATCATCGAAATTTCCTTGTCGGACACGAACTCCGCATTCTTTTAGATCCTGAGCCTTGTTCGCATCCCTGACACTTACACCAATTTCCTCTGCAGGAACACGCGCGAGAAGTTCCTCAACGATCTTCCTTCCTAAATTTCCGTTAGCTCCGGTAACAACAATCATTTTTGCATGCATCCTTTCGTTTATAAATCGCAAAGTGAGTTCCTTGCCATACGATTTGGTTTGTGCAATCATAATCGTATAAGTAGAAGATAAAAGGATTGTGCCCCTACGAACAACCTGCAAAAAGCTGTTTTTGTTGTTTTTCCTACATATGAGTTCTTTTGTCCGTTATTTGAATTGAGGAAAAGGGGAGCAAAATGTCAGTAAATCCCGAAGATCCGCGTGTAATAAGAACCCGTCAACAGTTCGTGCAGGCTTTTAACGATTTGGTGAGGGAGAAGAAAAACTTCTATTCCATTTCTGTGCATGATATCACAACTCAGGCAGCTGTAAATCGAACAACGTTCTATGCGCATTTCCAGGATAAATATGATTTTCTTGAATACTGGAAAACGGAGAAGTTTCAAATTTTTGTAAATGACAGACTGCCAGAGGACGCAAGCTTCAATGCGGACAATTTGCGAATCCTTATTCAAACCATCTTCGATTTTCTTTTGCAGGCCCGACAGCACAGTACGCCCGGAGACAAGCAGTTTGAATCCATATTTGAAAATGCCATTCATAAGAAGCTTCATCGATTCCTGCTTACATGGTTACATGAGGCGAACACGCAGGGATTTTCGCATGATACAGTGGAAGCTAAGGCACTCGTTGTGAGTTGGGGCGTATTCGGGTCGGCTCTGCAGTGGAGCCGGAACACTCAAAGCCGCTCGGAGGAATGGATGGTAAAAGAAATCATTGAAGTTGTTTTGGTTGATCTGGCTCCTTTTCTTGAGCAAAAATCCTGGTAAGTTACCCATATTTTATCATCAATCTGTCCCTGAACCCATTTAGGGGCTTTTTGCTGTGCAGTCGAAAGAGTTTTCGTTGCATATCTCACATTTTTTCCGTTGCATACGACACAGATTGCCCCGCGTCGTTTTGTTAAGATGATTCAGGCGGATCACGAACGAGAACGTACGGACTCTTGCCCGTTGCGGCAAGGTAACCAAGAAAGGGGAGCACATATGCAAGCTTATCGAAGTACATTCAGCTTCAAGCTGTATGCGATGATTACAGCTTTAACCATGCTGCTGAGCAGCATCATTTTTACCACAGGAGGAGGGACAGCTTCGGCAGAAGCCCCAACTGTAACGACATCGGCGCAGGTAACGCCGGGGAGCGTAGCTGCAGGGACTACAGCTGTAGTGAACGTGGATGTTACCTCCACAGAGGCGGCATCCCTGCTGCTGGACGTCGAGGTTTTCGACGCTTCGCTTCAGAAGGTCTACCAAATCTTC
This genomic window from Paenibacillus hexagrammi contains:
- a CDS encoding NAD(P)H-binding protein, which produces MIVVTGANGNLGRKIVEELLARVPAEEIGVSVRDANKAQDLKECGVRVRQGNFDDSESLLHSFEQASQVLIVSSNTLEGEEAVRQHQTAIDMAKKAGVGRVLYTSHMGSSATSQFPPCSPMRLQKRF
- a CDS encoding TetR family transcriptional regulator, whose product is MSVNPEDPRVIRTRQQFVQAFNDLVREKKNFYSISVHDITTQAAVNRTTFYAHFQDKYDFLEYWKTEKFQIFVNDRLPEDASFNADNLRILIQTIFDFLLQARQHSTPGDKQFESIFENAIHKKLHRFLLTWLHEANTQGFSHDTVEAKALVVSWGVFGSALQWSRNTQSRSEEWMVKEIIEVVLVDLAPFLEQKSW